One genomic segment of Candidatus Methanoperedens sp. includes these proteins:
- a CDS encoding ABC transporter ATP-binding protein: MPLLEIKDITYRVKEREIFSGLSLEVESGEVHAILGKNGTGKSTLAYLIMGCEGYVPTSGEILFGGMVINDLKIHERAKLGITLAWQEPVRLEGISVRDYLTLKKKDINPSHYLEMVGLSPELCIARMMDKSLSGGERKRIELASIVALEPKLAILDEPDSGIDMLSIQDIINVINVLKKNGASVLLITHREEIGKIADRASQICDGKIVCSGDPEKVAEYYKSRKCEICSSEECVYV; the protein is encoded by the coding sequence ATGCCTTTGCTTGAGATCAAAGATATAACATACCGAGTAAAAGAAAGAGAAATATTTTCCGGGCTTTCTCTTGAAGTTGAATCTGGAGAAGTCCACGCAATTCTCGGAAAAAATGGAACAGGCAAGAGCACTCTTGCCTATCTCATTATGGGATGTGAAGGTTATGTTCCAACTTCGGGAGAGATACTTTTTGGAGGGATGGTTATTAATGATCTTAAAATCCACGAAAGGGCAAAGCTCGGAATCACCCTGGCCTGGCAGGAGCCGGTAAGGCTTGAGGGTATTTCTGTCAGGGATTACCTGACCCTGAAGAAAAAAGATATAAACCCATCCCATTATCTTGAAATGGTAGGACTTTCTCCAGAACTCTGCATTGCCAGGATGATGGATAAATCACTAAGCGGCGGTGAAAGAAAAAGGATCGAACTTGCATCCATTGTCGCACTGGAGCCGAAACTGGCTATCCTTGATGAACCCGACTCTGGTATAGATATGCTCTCTATACAGGATATCATAAATGTTATCAATGTATTAAAGAAAAATGGGGCTTCTGTGCTTTTAATTACTCACAGGGAGGAAATTGGGAAGATCGCGGACAGGGCATCCCAGATCTGCGATGGTAAAATAGTATGCTCTGGTGATCCAGAGAAGGTTGCTGAATATTATAAATCAAGGAAATGCGAGATATGCAGCAGCGAGGAATGTGTATATGTCTGA
- a CDS encoding SufD family Fe-S cluster assembly protein, whose protein sequence is MSELDELMKVFGESGGDKSILGMGDIAHLVASGHKILSMKAVDGIEVKAEETATGIAANVRVLEGRIIKHPVHLCFGVMHKKGIQEIKMNVQLEKDSSARFIAHCIFPKAENVRHIMDAVVEIGENAEMRYSEVHYHGPYGGIEVIPKAVVKVGKNGRYFTDFSLITGRVGKLGIDYTIEVGENAVTELIARVFGHGDDKINIKEKVVLDGENSRGLIKTRVALEDRAEAEVTGITEGNAAGARGHVDCMEIVKDSAVAKAIPIVNVTHPLAKVTHEAAIGSVDKRQLETLMAHGLTPEEAVDVIVKGILK, encoded by the coding sequence ATGTCTGAACTTGATGAATTGATGAAAGTATTTGGAGAGTCTGGCGGGGATAAAAGCATTCTTGGTATGGGTGATATAGCTCACCTTGTTGCAAGCGGTCATAAGATATTAAGCATGAAGGCAGTTGATGGAATAGAGGTAAAGGCAGAAGAGACTGCCACTGGAATTGCTGCAAACGTCAGGGTTCTTGAGGGAAGAATCATAAAACATCCTGTACACCTTTGCTTTGGCGTAATGCACAAAAAGGGAATACAGGAAATAAAGATGAATGTCCAGCTTGAAAAAGACTCTTCAGCACGTTTTATTGCACATTGTATATTCCCGAAGGCGGAGAACGTGAGGCATATCATGGATGCAGTTGTTGAAATAGGTGAAAATGCCGAGATGAGATATTCGGAGGTTCATTATCATGGACCTTACGGGGGAATAGAAGTAATCCCGAAGGCGGTTGTAAAGGTTGGCAAAAACGGCAGGTACTTTACTGATTTTTCATTGATCACTGGAAGGGTTGGAAAACTCGGGATAGATTATACGATCGAGGTAGGTGAAAATGCTGTAACGGAATTGATAGCAAGGGTATTCGGTCATGGCGATGATAAGATCAATATAAAAGAAAAGGTCGTGCTCGATGGCGAAAATTCAAGAGGTCTCATAAAAACAAGGGTCGCTCTTGAGGATAGGGCGGAAGCGGAGGTAACCGGTATCACCGAAGGCAACGCTGCGGGTGCAAGAGGTCATGTAGACTGCATGGAGATCGTAAAGGACAGTGCTGTTGCTAAAGCCATTCCTATTGTGAATGTTACGCATCCCCTTGCGAAAGTAACCCATGAAGCTGCTATCGGAAGCGTGGATAAAAGGCAACTTGAAACCCTGATGGCACACGGGCTCACTCCAGAAGAGGCTGTGGACGTGATCGTAAAAGGGATATTGAAATAA